In Epinephelus lanceolatus isolate andai-2023 chromosome 16, ASM4190304v1, whole genome shotgun sequence, one DNA window encodes the following:
- the znf384a gene encoding zinc finger protein 384a isoform X4 translates to MDDSHFNSSYFWSPVPTVQGQIENAMFLNKAKEQLGPEKANTPSFPHSSASSTSSPHYPTAVLAIPSSVDAGSGVRLVPKQEGGGGTGGGGGGMSALGGHLHQSHTTQNITVVPVPSTGIMTAAGLVITTPQGTLVPTASTQSFVAGHPTATTMIVSAVHPSNADKKEDIAVPPAVVMPTPSKRGRKSKQMMGRVAGVGGVLPPGSDALILAHLAAGGQHHSADPYDLSNDEDDHTNKDGPKSYRCRMCAVTFFSKSDMQIHAKSHTEAKPHKCPHCSKSFANSSYLSQHIRIHSGAKPYTCTYCQKTFRQLSHLQQHTRNHTEAKPHKCPHCSKSFANSSYLSQHIRIHTGAKPYACSYCQKTFRQLSHLQQHTRIHTGDRPYKCNHPGCEKAFTQLSNLQSHRRQHNKDKPYKCHNCNRGYTDAASLEVHLSTHTVKHAKLFSCGLCNRSYTSETYLMKHMRKHNPDPLTVAATVAAQQAQGLTPGGGRGRGRGRGRGAGGGGGGRAGQLQSQNNPNNTQNPNPGPPGSYQPTQQPTEAVVPCPFDLHQYKTVSASEIQYKPVTVADLPVAHKDLCLTVSTSAIQVEHMNS, encoded by the exons ATGGACGATTCCCATTTCAACTCATCATACTTTTGGTCTCCCGTCCCCACTGTACAAGGACAG ATCGAGAACGCCATGTTCCTGAACAAGGCAAAGGAGCAGCTGGGTCCAGAGAAGGCCAACACGCCCTCCTTCCCTCACTCCTCTGCGtcttccacctcctctcccCACTACCCCACGGCTGTGCTCGCCATCCCCAGCTCAGTGGATGCGGGTTCCGGGGTGCGGTTGGTCCCAAAACAGGAAGGAGGCGGgggaacaggaggaggaggtggtggcaTGAGTGCGCTCGGGGGACACCTGCATCAGTCGCACACCACTCAGAACATCACCGTTGTGCCTGTTCCCTCTACAGGTATCATGACTGCAG CGGGGTTAGTGATCACCACCCCTCAAGGCACACTGGTCCCCACTGCCTCGACGCAGTCATTTGTAGCTGGACACCCTACTGCCACCACCATGATAGTGTCTGCAGTACACCCTTCAAATGCAG ACAAGAAAGAGGACATTGCTGTCCCTCCTGCAGTTGTAATGCCAACACCATCAAAGCGAGGCAGGAAGAGCAAGCAGATGATGGGCAGAGTGGCTGGAGTGGGTGGAGTCCTCCCTCCAGGAAGTGATGCATTAATATTGGCTCACCTGGCTGCTGGTGGACAG CACCACAGTGCTGACCCATATGACCTGTCAAATGATGAGGATGATCACACCAACAAAGATGGCCCCAAATCCTACAG GTGTCGGATGTGTGCAGTGACGTTCTTCAGCAAGTCAGACATGCAGATCCACGCAAAGTCCCACACAGAGGCCAAGCCCCACAAGTGCCCCCACTGTTCCAAGTCGTTTGCCAACTCCAGCTACCTGTCCCAGCACATCCGCATCCACAGCGGGGCCAAGCCCTACACCTGCACCTACTGCCAGAAAACGTTCAGGCAGCTCAGTCACTTACAGCAGCACACACG AAACCACACGGAGGCCAAGCCCCACAAGTGCCCCCACTGCTCCAAGTCGTTTGCCAACTCCAGCTACCTGTCCCAGCACATCCGCATCCACACCGGGGCCAAGCCCTACGCCTGCTCCTACTGCCAGAAAACATTCAGGCAGCTCAGTCACCTACAGCAGCACACACG GATTCACACTGGTGACCGACCGTATAAGTGTAACCATCCTGGTTGTGAAAAAGCTTTCACTCAGTTGTCCAACCTACAG TCTCACCGTCGGCAGCATAACAAAGATAAGCCGTACAAGTGCCACAACTGTAACCGTGGTTATACAGATGCTGCCAGCCTGGAGGTGCACCTGTCCACACACACCGTCAAGCATGCCAAGCTGTTCTCCTGTGGCCTCTGTAACCGATCCTATACCTCG GAGACGTATCTAATGAAACACATGAGGAAGCACAACCCCGACCCGCTAACGGTGGCAGCGACAGTAGCTGCTCAGCAAGCCCAGGGCCTTACGCCAGGCGGAGGCAGGGGCCGAGGCCGTGGCCGGGGGAGaggagctggtggaggaggtgggggcAGAGCAGGCCAGCTCCAAAGCCAGAACAACCCCAACAACACCCAAAATCCTAACCCTGGACCACCAGGCAGCTACCAACCAACCCAGCAGCCCACAGAAGCTGTGGTCCCATGCCCGTTTGACCTGCACCAGTACAAGACAGTGTCGGCCAGCGAGATCCAGTACAAACCAGTCACTGTGGCGGACCTGCCAGTGGCGCACAAAGACCTCTGCCTCACCGTCTCCACATCAGCCATACAGGTGGAGCACATGAACTCATAG
- the znf384a gene encoding zinc finger protein 384a isoform X5, with the protein MLPMCQWEMIGKQKIREIMDDSHFNSSYFWSPVPTVQGQIENAMFLNKAKEQLGPEKANTPSFPHSSASSTSSPHYPTAVLAIPSSVDAGSGVRLVPKQEGGGGTGGGGGGMSALGGHLHQSHTTQNITVVPVPSTGIMTAAGLVITTPQGTLVPTASTQSFVAGHPTATTMIVSAVHPSNADKKEDIAVPPAVVMPTPSKRGRKSKQMMGRVAGVGGVLPPGSDALILAHLAAGGQHHSADPYDLSNDEDDHTNKDGPKSYRCRMCAVTFFSKSDMQIHAKSHTEAKPHKCPHCSKSFANSSYLSQHIRIHSGAKPYTCTYCQKTFRQLSHLQQHTRIHTGDRPYKCNHPGCEKAFTQLSNLQSHRRQHNKDKPYKCHNCNRGYTDAASLEVHLSTHTVKHAKLFSCGLCNRSYTSETYLMKHMRKHNPDPLTVAATVAAQQAQGLTPGGGRGRGRGRGRGAGGGGGGRAGQLQSQNNPNNTQNPNPGPPGSYQPTQQPTEAVVPCPFDLHQYKTVSASEIQYKPVTVADLPVAHKDLCLTVSTSAIQRGAANHFFI; encoded by the exons atgttgcctATGTGTCAGTGGGAGATGATCGGGAAACAGAAGATCAGAG AAATAATGGACGATTCCCATTTCAACTCATCATACTTTTGGTCTCCCGTCCCCACTGTACAAGGACAG ATCGAGAACGCCATGTTCCTGAACAAGGCAAAGGAGCAGCTGGGTCCAGAGAAGGCCAACACGCCCTCCTTCCCTCACTCCTCTGCGtcttccacctcctctcccCACTACCCCACGGCTGTGCTCGCCATCCCCAGCTCAGTGGATGCGGGTTCCGGGGTGCGGTTGGTCCCAAAACAGGAAGGAGGCGGgggaacaggaggaggaggtggtggcaTGAGTGCGCTCGGGGGACACCTGCATCAGTCGCACACCACTCAGAACATCACCGTTGTGCCTGTTCCCTCTACAGGTATCATGACTGCAG CGGGGTTAGTGATCACCACCCCTCAAGGCACACTGGTCCCCACTGCCTCGACGCAGTCATTTGTAGCTGGACACCCTACTGCCACCACCATGATAGTGTCTGCAGTACACCCTTCAAATGCAG ACAAGAAAGAGGACATTGCTGTCCCTCCTGCAGTTGTAATGCCAACACCATCAAAGCGAGGCAGGAAGAGCAAGCAGATGATGGGCAGAGTGGCTGGAGTGGGTGGAGTCCTCCCTCCAGGAAGTGATGCATTAATATTGGCTCACCTGGCTGCTGGTGGACAG CACCACAGTGCTGACCCATATGACCTGTCAAATGATGAGGATGATCACACCAACAAAGATGGCCCCAAATCCTACAG GTGTCGGATGTGTGCAGTGACGTTCTTCAGCAAGTCAGACATGCAGATCCACGCAAAGTCCCACACAGAGGCCAAGCCCCACAAGTGCCCCCACTGTTCCAAGTCGTTTGCCAACTCCAGCTACCTGTCCCAGCACATCCGCATCCACAGCGGGGCCAAGCCCTACACCTGCACCTACTGCCAGAAAACGTTCAGGCAGCTCAGTCACTTACAGCAGCACACACG GATTCACACTGGTGACCGACCGTATAAGTGTAACCATCCTGGTTGTGAAAAAGCTTTCACTCAGTTGTCCAACCTACAG TCTCACCGTCGGCAGCATAACAAAGATAAGCCGTACAAGTGCCACAACTGTAACCGTGGTTATACAGATGCTGCCAGCCTGGAGGTGCACCTGTCCACACACACCGTCAAGCATGCCAAGCTGTTCTCCTGTGGCCTCTGTAACCGATCCTATACCTCG GAGACGTATCTAATGAAACACATGAGGAAGCACAACCCCGACCCGCTAACGGTGGCAGCGACAGTAGCTGCTCAGCAAGCCCAGGGCCTTACGCCAGGCGGAGGCAGGGGCCGAGGCCGTGGCCGGGGGAGaggagctggtggaggaggtgggggcAGAGCAGGCCAGCTCCAAAGCCAGAACAACCCCAACAACACCCAAAATCCTAACCCTGGACCACCAGGCAGCTACCAACCAACCCAGCAGCCCACAGAAGCTGTGGTCCCATGCCCGTTTGACCTGCACCAGTACAAGACAGTGTCGGCCAGCGAGATCCAGTACAAACCAGTCACTGTGGCGGACCTGCCAGTGGCGCACAAAGACCTCTGCCTCACCGTCTCCACATCAGCCATACAG CGAGGAGCTGCGAACCATTTCTTCATCTGA
- the znf384a gene encoding zinc finger protein 384a isoform X1 translates to MLPMCQWEMIGKQKIREIMDDSHFNSSYFWSPVPTVQGQIENAMFLNKAKEQLGPEKANTPSFPHSSASSTSSPHYPTAVLAIPSSVDAGSGVRLVPKQEGGGGTGGGGGGMSALGGHLHQSHTTQNITVVPVPSTGIMTAAGLVITTPQGTLVPTASTQSFVAGHPTATTMIVSAVHPSNADKKEDIAVPPAVVMPTPSKRGRKSKQMMGRVAGVGGVLPPGSDALILAHLAAGGQHHSADPYDLSNDEDDHTNKDGPKSYRCRMCAVTFFSKSDMQIHAKSHTEAKPHKCPHCSKSFANSSYLSQHIRIHSGAKPYTCTYCQKTFRQLSHLQQHTRNHTEAKPHKCPHCSKSFANSSYLSQHIRIHTGAKPYACSYCQKTFRQLSHLQQHTRIHTGDRPYKCNHPGCEKAFTQLSNLQSHRRQHNKDKPYKCHNCNRGYTDAASLEVHLSTHTVKHAKLFSCGLCNRSYTSETYLMKHMRKHNPDPLTVAATVAAQQAQGLTPGGGRGRGRGRGRGAGGGGGGRAGQLQSQNNPNNTQNPNPGPPGSYQPTQQPTEAVVPCPFDLHQYKTVSASEIQYKPVTVADLPVAHKDLCLTVSTSAIQRGAANHFFI, encoded by the exons atgttgcctATGTGTCAGTGGGAGATGATCGGGAAACAGAAGATCAGAG AAATAATGGACGATTCCCATTTCAACTCATCATACTTTTGGTCTCCCGTCCCCACTGTACAAGGACAG ATCGAGAACGCCATGTTCCTGAACAAGGCAAAGGAGCAGCTGGGTCCAGAGAAGGCCAACACGCCCTCCTTCCCTCACTCCTCTGCGtcttccacctcctctcccCACTACCCCACGGCTGTGCTCGCCATCCCCAGCTCAGTGGATGCGGGTTCCGGGGTGCGGTTGGTCCCAAAACAGGAAGGAGGCGGgggaacaggaggaggaggtggtggcaTGAGTGCGCTCGGGGGACACCTGCATCAGTCGCACACCACTCAGAACATCACCGTTGTGCCTGTTCCCTCTACAGGTATCATGACTGCAG CGGGGTTAGTGATCACCACCCCTCAAGGCACACTGGTCCCCACTGCCTCGACGCAGTCATTTGTAGCTGGACACCCTACTGCCACCACCATGATAGTGTCTGCAGTACACCCTTCAAATGCAG ACAAGAAAGAGGACATTGCTGTCCCTCCTGCAGTTGTAATGCCAACACCATCAAAGCGAGGCAGGAAGAGCAAGCAGATGATGGGCAGAGTGGCTGGAGTGGGTGGAGTCCTCCCTCCAGGAAGTGATGCATTAATATTGGCTCACCTGGCTGCTGGTGGACAG CACCACAGTGCTGACCCATATGACCTGTCAAATGATGAGGATGATCACACCAACAAAGATGGCCCCAAATCCTACAG GTGTCGGATGTGTGCAGTGACGTTCTTCAGCAAGTCAGACATGCAGATCCACGCAAAGTCCCACACAGAGGCCAAGCCCCACAAGTGCCCCCACTGTTCCAAGTCGTTTGCCAACTCCAGCTACCTGTCCCAGCACATCCGCATCCACAGCGGGGCCAAGCCCTACACCTGCACCTACTGCCAGAAAACGTTCAGGCAGCTCAGTCACTTACAGCAGCACACACG AAACCACACGGAGGCCAAGCCCCACAAGTGCCCCCACTGCTCCAAGTCGTTTGCCAACTCCAGCTACCTGTCCCAGCACATCCGCATCCACACCGGGGCCAAGCCCTACGCCTGCTCCTACTGCCAGAAAACATTCAGGCAGCTCAGTCACCTACAGCAGCACACACG GATTCACACTGGTGACCGACCGTATAAGTGTAACCATCCTGGTTGTGAAAAAGCTTTCACTCAGTTGTCCAACCTACAG TCTCACCGTCGGCAGCATAACAAAGATAAGCCGTACAAGTGCCACAACTGTAACCGTGGTTATACAGATGCTGCCAGCCTGGAGGTGCACCTGTCCACACACACCGTCAAGCATGCCAAGCTGTTCTCCTGTGGCCTCTGTAACCGATCCTATACCTCG GAGACGTATCTAATGAAACACATGAGGAAGCACAACCCCGACCCGCTAACGGTGGCAGCGACAGTAGCTGCTCAGCAAGCCCAGGGCCTTACGCCAGGCGGAGGCAGGGGCCGAGGCCGTGGCCGGGGGAGaggagctggtggaggaggtgggggcAGAGCAGGCCAGCTCCAAAGCCAGAACAACCCCAACAACACCCAAAATCCTAACCCTGGACCACCAGGCAGCTACCAACCAACCCAGCAGCCCACAGAAGCTGTGGTCCCATGCCCGTTTGACCTGCACCAGTACAAGACAGTGTCGGCCAGCGAGATCCAGTACAAACCAGTCACTGTGGCGGACCTGCCAGTGGCGCACAAAGACCTCTGCCTCACCGTCTCCACATCAGCCATACAG CGAGGAGCTGCGAACCATTTCTTCATCTGA
- the znf384a gene encoding zinc finger protein 384a isoform X3, with the protein MDDSHFNSSYFWSPVPTVQGQIENAMFLNKAKEQLGPEKANTPSFPHSSASSTSSPHYPTAVLAIPSSVDAGSGVRLVPKQEGGGGTGGGGGGMSALGGHLHQSHTTQNITVVPVPSTGIMTAAGLVITTPQGTLVPTASTQSFVAGHPTATTMIVSAVHPSNADKKEDIAVPPAVVMPTPSKRGRKSKQMMGRVAGVGGVLPPGSDALILAHLAAGGQHHSADPYDLSNDEDDHTNKDGPKSYRCRMCAVTFFSKSDMQIHAKSHTEAKPHKCPHCSKSFANSSYLSQHIRIHSGAKPYTCTYCQKTFRQLSHLQQHTRNHTEAKPHKCPHCSKSFANSSYLSQHIRIHTGAKPYACSYCQKTFRQLSHLQQHTRIHTGDRPYKCNHPGCEKAFTQLSNLQSHRRQHNKDKPYKCHNCNRGYTDAASLEVHLSTHTVKHAKLFSCGLCNRSYTSETYLMKHMRKHNPDPLTVAATVAAQQAQGLTPGGGRGRGRGRGRGAGGGGGGRAGQLQSQNNPNNTQNPNPGPPGSYQPTQQPTEAVVPCPFDLHQYKTVSASEIQYKPVTVADLPVAHKDLCLTVSTSAIQRGAANHFFI; encoded by the exons ATGGACGATTCCCATTTCAACTCATCATACTTTTGGTCTCCCGTCCCCACTGTACAAGGACAG ATCGAGAACGCCATGTTCCTGAACAAGGCAAAGGAGCAGCTGGGTCCAGAGAAGGCCAACACGCCCTCCTTCCCTCACTCCTCTGCGtcttccacctcctctcccCACTACCCCACGGCTGTGCTCGCCATCCCCAGCTCAGTGGATGCGGGTTCCGGGGTGCGGTTGGTCCCAAAACAGGAAGGAGGCGGgggaacaggaggaggaggtggtggcaTGAGTGCGCTCGGGGGACACCTGCATCAGTCGCACACCACTCAGAACATCACCGTTGTGCCTGTTCCCTCTACAGGTATCATGACTGCAG CGGGGTTAGTGATCACCACCCCTCAAGGCACACTGGTCCCCACTGCCTCGACGCAGTCATTTGTAGCTGGACACCCTACTGCCACCACCATGATAGTGTCTGCAGTACACCCTTCAAATGCAG ACAAGAAAGAGGACATTGCTGTCCCTCCTGCAGTTGTAATGCCAACACCATCAAAGCGAGGCAGGAAGAGCAAGCAGATGATGGGCAGAGTGGCTGGAGTGGGTGGAGTCCTCCCTCCAGGAAGTGATGCATTAATATTGGCTCACCTGGCTGCTGGTGGACAG CACCACAGTGCTGACCCATATGACCTGTCAAATGATGAGGATGATCACACCAACAAAGATGGCCCCAAATCCTACAG GTGTCGGATGTGTGCAGTGACGTTCTTCAGCAAGTCAGACATGCAGATCCACGCAAAGTCCCACACAGAGGCCAAGCCCCACAAGTGCCCCCACTGTTCCAAGTCGTTTGCCAACTCCAGCTACCTGTCCCAGCACATCCGCATCCACAGCGGGGCCAAGCCCTACACCTGCACCTACTGCCAGAAAACGTTCAGGCAGCTCAGTCACTTACAGCAGCACACACG AAACCACACGGAGGCCAAGCCCCACAAGTGCCCCCACTGCTCCAAGTCGTTTGCCAACTCCAGCTACCTGTCCCAGCACATCCGCATCCACACCGGGGCCAAGCCCTACGCCTGCTCCTACTGCCAGAAAACATTCAGGCAGCTCAGTCACCTACAGCAGCACACACG GATTCACACTGGTGACCGACCGTATAAGTGTAACCATCCTGGTTGTGAAAAAGCTTTCACTCAGTTGTCCAACCTACAG TCTCACCGTCGGCAGCATAACAAAGATAAGCCGTACAAGTGCCACAACTGTAACCGTGGTTATACAGATGCTGCCAGCCTGGAGGTGCACCTGTCCACACACACCGTCAAGCATGCCAAGCTGTTCTCCTGTGGCCTCTGTAACCGATCCTATACCTCG GAGACGTATCTAATGAAACACATGAGGAAGCACAACCCCGACCCGCTAACGGTGGCAGCGACAGTAGCTGCTCAGCAAGCCCAGGGCCTTACGCCAGGCGGAGGCAGGGGCCGAGGCCGTGGCCGGGGGAGaggagctggtggaggaggtgggggcAGAGCAGGCCAGCTCCAAAGCCAGAACAACCCCAACAACACCCAAAATCCTAACCCTGGACCACCAGGCAGCTACCAACCAACCCAGCAGCCCACAGAAGCTGTGGTCCCATGCCCGTTTGACCTGCACCAGTACAAGACAGTGTCGGCCAGCGAGATCCAGTACAAACCAGTCACTGTGGCGGACCTGCCAGTGGCGCACAAAGACCTCTGCCTCACCGTCTCCACATCAGCCATACAG CGAGGAGCTGCGAACCATTTCTTCATCTGA
- the znf384a gene encoding zinc finger protein 384a isoform X2, with the protein MLPMCQWEMIGKQKIREIMDDSHFNSSYFWSPVPTVQGQIENAMFLNKAKEQLGPEKANTPSFPHSSASSTSSPHYPTAVLAIPSSVDAGSGVRLVPKQEGGGGTGGGGGGMSALGGHLHQSHTTQNITVVPVPSTGIMTAAGLVITTPQGTLVPTASTQSFVAGHPTATTMIVSAVHPSNADKKEDIAVPPAVVMPTPSKRGRKSKQMMGRVAGVGGVLPPGSDALILAHLAAGGQHHSADPYDLSNDEDDHTNKDGPKSYRCRMCAVTFFSKSDMQIHAKSHTEAKPHKCPHCSKSFANSSYLSQHIRIHSGAKPYTCTYCQKTFRQLSHLQQHTRNHTEAKPHKCPHCSKSFANSSYLSQHIRIHTGAKPYACSYCQKTFRQLSHLQQHTRIHTGDRPYKCNHPGCEKAFTQLSNLQSHRRQHNKDKPYKCHNCNRGYTDAASLEVHLSTHTVKHAKLFSCGLCNRSYTSETYLMKHMRKHNPDPLTVAATVAAQQAQGLTPGGGRGRGRGRGRGAGGGGGGRAGQLQSQNNPNNTQNPNPGPPGSYQPTQQPTEAVVPCPFDLHQYKTVSASEIQYKPVTVADLPVAHKDLCLTVSTSAIQVEHMNS; encoded by the exons atgttgcctATGTGTCAGTGGGAGATGATCGGGAAACAGAAGATCAGAG AAATAATGGACGATTCCCATTTCAACTCATCATACTTTTGGTCTCCCGTCCCCACTGTACAAGGACAG ATCGAGAACGCCATGTTCCTGAACAAGGCAAAGGAGCAGCTGGGTCCAGAGAAGGCCAACACGCCCTCCTTCCCTCACTCCTCTGCGtcttccacctcctctcccCACTACCCCACGGCTGTGCTCGCCATCCCCAGCTCAGTGGATGCGGGTTCCGGGGTGCGGTTGGTCCCAAAACAGGAAGGAGGCGGgggaacaggaggaggaggtggtggcaTGAGTGCGCTCGGGGGACACCTGCATCAGTCGCACACCACTCAGAACATCACCGTTGTGCCTGTTCCCTCTACAGGTATCATGACTGCAG CGGGGTTAGTGATCACCACCCCTCAAGGCACACTGGTCCCCACTGCCTCGACGCAGTCATTTGTAGCTGGACACCCTACTGCCACCACCATGATAGTGTCTGCAGTACACCCTTCAAATGCAG ACAAGAAAGAGGACATTGCTGTCCCTCCTGCAGTTGTAATGCCAACACCATCAAAGCGAGGCAGGAAGAGCAAGCAGATGATGGGCAGAGTGGCTGGAGTGGGTGGAGTCCTCCCTCCAGGAAGTGATGCATTAATATTGGCTCACCTGGCTGCTGGTGGACAG CACCACAGTGCTGACCCATATGACCTGTCAAATGATGAGGATGATCACACCAACAAAGATGGCCCCAAATCCTACAG GTGTCGGATGTGTGCAGTGACGTTCTTCAGCAAGTCAGACATGCAGATCCACGCAAAGTCCCACACAGAGGCCAAGCCCCACAAGTGCCCCCACTGTTCCAAGTCGTTTGCCAACTCCAGCTACCTGTCCCAGCACATCCGCATCCACAGCGGGGCCAAGCCCTACACCTGCACCTACTGCCAGAAAACGTTCAGGCAGCTCAGTCACTTACAGCAGCACACACG AAACCACACGGAGGCCAAGCCCCACAAGTGCCCCCACTGCTCCAAGTCGTTTGCCAACTCCAGCTACCTGTCCCAGCACATCCGCATCCACACCGGGGCCAAGCCCTACGCCTGCTCCTACTGCCAGAAAACATTCAGGCAGCTCAGTCACCTACAGCAGCACACACG GATTCACACTGGTGACCGACCGTATAAGTGTAACCATCCTGGTTGTGAAAAAGCTTTCACTCAGTTGTCCAACCTACAG TCTCACCGTCGGCAGCATAACAAAGATAAGCCGTACAAGTGCCACAACTGTAACCGTGGTTATACAGATGCTGCCAGCCTGGAGGTGCACCTGTCCACACACACCGTCAAGCATGCCAAGCTGTTCTCCTGTGGCCTCTGTAACCGATCCTATACCTCG GAGACGTATCTAATGAAACACATGAGGAAGCACAACCCCGACCCGCTAACGGTGGCAGCGACAGTAGCTGCTCAGCAAGCCCAGGGCCTTACGCCAGGCGGAGGCAGGGGCCGAGGCCGTGGCCGGGGGAGaggagctggtggaggaggtgggggcAGAGCAGGCCAGCTCCAAAGCCAGAACAACCCCAACAACACCCAAAATCCTAACCCTGGACCACCAGGCAGCTACCAACCAACCCAGCAGCCCACAGAAGCTGTGGTCCCATGCCCGTTTGACCTGCACCAGTACAAGACAGTGTCGGCCAGCGAGATCCAGTACAAACCAGTCACTGTGGCGGACCTGCCAGTGGCGCACAAAGACCTCTGCCTCACCGTCTCCACATCAGCCATACAGGTGGAGCACATGAACTCATAG
- the znf384a gene encoding zinc finger protein 384a isoform X6, producing MLPMCQWEMIGKQKIREIMDDSHFNSSYFWSPVPTVQGQIENAMFLNKAKEQLGPEKANTPSFPHSSASSTSSPHYPTAVLAIPSSVDAGSGVRLVPKQEGGGGTGGGGGGMSALGGHLHQSHTTQNITVVPVPSTGIMTAAGLVITTPQGTLVPTASTQSFVAGHPTATTMIVSAVHPSNADKKEDIAVPPAVVMPTPSKRGRKSKQMMGRVAGVGGVLPPGSDALILAHLAAGGQHHSADPYDLSNDEDDHTNKDGPKSYRCRMCAVTFFSKSDMQIHAKSHTEAKPHKCPHCSKSFANSSYLSQHIRIHSGAKPYTCTYCQKTFRQLSHLQQHTRIHTGDRPYKCNHPGCEKAFTQLSNLQSHRRQHNKDKPYKCHNCNRGYTDAASLEVHLSTHTVKHAKLFSCGLCNRSYTSETYLMKHMRKHNPDPLTVAATVAAQQAQGLTPGGGRGRGRGRGRGAGGGGGGRAGQLQSQNNPNNTQNPNPGPPGSYQPTQQPTEAVVPCPFDLHQYKTVSASEIQYKPVTVADLPVAHKDLCLTVSTSAIQVEHMNS from the exons atgttgcctATGTGTCAGTGGGAGATGATCGGGAAACAGAAGATCAGAG AAATAATGGACGATTCCCATTTCAACTCATCATACTTTTGGTCTCCCGTCCCCACTGTACAAGGACAG ATCGAGAACGCCATGTTCCTGAACAAGGCAAAGGAGCAGCTGGGTCCAGAGAAGGCCAACACGCCCTCCTTCCCTCACTCCTCTGCGtcttccacctcctctcccCACTACCCCACGGCTGTGCTCGCCATCCCCAGCTCAGTGGATGCGGGTTCCGGGGTGCGGTTGGTCCCAAAACAGGAAGGAGGCGGgggaacaggaggaggaggtggtggcaTGAGTGCGCTCGGGGGACACCTGCATCAGTCGCACACCACTCAGAACATCACCGTTGTGCCTGTTCCCTCTACAGGTATCATGACTGCAG CGGGGTTAGTGATCACCACCCCTCAAGGCACACTGGTCCCCACTGCCTCGACGCAGTCATTTGTAGCTGGACACCCTACTGCCACCACCATGATAGTGTCTGCAGTACACCCTTCAAATGCAG ACAAGAAAGAGGACATTGCTGTCCCTCCTGCAGTTGTAATGCCAACACCATCAAAGCGAGGCAGGAAGAGCAAGCAGATGATGGGCAGAGTGGCTGGAGTGGGTGGAGTCCTCCCTCCAGGAAGTGATGCATTAATATTGGCTCACCTGGCTGCTGGTGGACAG CACCACAGTGCTGACCCATATGACCTGTCAAATGATGAGGATGATCACACCAACAAAGATGGCCCCAAATCCTACAG GTGTCGGATGTGTGCAGTGACGTTCTTCAGCAAGTCAGACATGCAGATCCACGCAAAGTCCCACACAGAGGCCAAGCCCCACAAGTGCCCCCACTGTTCCAAGTCGTTTGCCAACTCCAGCTACCTGTCCCAGCACATCCGCATCCACAGCGGGGCCAAGCCCTACACCTGCACCTACTGCCAGAAAACGTTCAGGCAGCTCAGTCACTTACAGCAGCACACACG GATTCACACTGGTGACCGACCGTATAAGTGTAACCATCCTGGTTGTGAAAAAGCTTTCACTCAGTTGTCCAACCTACAG TCTCACCGTCGGCAGCATAACAAAGATAAGCCGTACAAGTGCCACAACTGTAACCGTGGTTATACAGATGCTGCCAGCCTGGAGGTGCACCTGTCCACACACACCGTCAAGCATGCCAAGCTGTTCTCCTGTGGCCTCTGTAACCGATCCTATACCTCG GAGACGTATCTAATGAAACACATGAGGAAGCACAACCCCGACCCGCTAACGGTGGCAGCGACAGTAGCTGCTCAGCAAGCCCAGGGCCTTACGCCAGGCGGAGGCAGGGGCCGAGGCCGTGGCCGGGGGAGaggagctggtggaggaggtgggggcAGAGCAGGCCAGCTCCAAAGCCAGAACAACCCCAACAACACCCAAAATCCTAACCCTGGACCACCAGGCAGCTACCAACCAACCCAGCAGCCCACAGAAGCTGTGGTCCCATGCCCGTTTGACCTGCACCAGTACAAGACAGTGTCGGCCAGCGAGATCCAGTACAAACCAGTCACTGTGGCGGACCTGCCAGTGGCGCACAAAGACCTCTGCCTCACCGTCTCCACATCAGCCATACAGGTGGAGCACATGAACTCATAG